Proteins from a single region of Paramormyrops kingsleyae isolate MSU_618 chromosome 9, PKINGS_0.4, whole genome shotgun sequence:
- the prpf3 gene encoding U4/U6 small nuclear ribonucleoprotein Prp3 isoform X1, with translation MSLPKREVEELRPWVERTVKKVLGFSEPTVVTAALHCVGKGLDKRKTTDQLRPFLDESAGGFVERLFEALEESRNSRGSKTGGEKHRKRDLKICVARQDVFGEDSETGKELPISTEPVVKKKRVPRFEEVEEPEVLPGPPPESPGMLTKMQIKQMMEAATRQIEERKKQLSFSAPVAVPPADSSAASRLLPTVQPPLASSQSIPPSQAATFMNDAIEKARKAAELQARIQSQLAMKPGILGALGTGSHNLVALANLHAMGIAPPKVEAREVTKPTPLILDELGRTVDASGKEVELTHRMPTLKANIRAVKREQFRQQLKERPGEELESTSYFDQRVFVPIPQRPRRGFKFHEKGRFEKIAQRIRTKAQLEKLQAEIAQAAKKTGIHASTKLALIAPKKELGDGEVPSIEWWDSYILPSHMEISCTTTFDTIDLFGVTNLVEHPAQISPPVDTDKPVTLGVYLTKKEQKKLRRQTRREGQKEMQEKVRLGLMPPPEPKVRISNLMRVLGTEAVQDPTKVEAHVRAQMAKRQKAHEEANAARKLTSEQRKEKKAKKLKEDLSQGVYITVYRIRNLTNPAKKFKVEANASQLYLTGTVVLHRDVNIVVVEGGPKAQKKFKKLMLSRIKWEEQTNSKREDGEGSDDEASKKTNKCSLVWEGTAKERSFGEVKFKQCPTENMAREHFKKHGTEHYWDLALSQSVLECTDD, from the exons ATGTCCCTGCCGAAGAGAGAGGTGGAGGAGCTGCGGCCCTGGGTGGAGCGCACGGTGAAGAAGGTGTTGGGCTTCTCGGAGCCCACAGTCGTGACGGCGGCGCTGCATTGCGTGGGGAAGGGTCTGGACAAGAGGAAGACAACAG ATCAGCTTCGGCCATTCCTGGATGAGTCAGCGGGTGGTTTCGTGGAGCGGCTGTTCGAAGCCCTGGAGGAGAGTCGGAATTCCCGTGGCAGCAAGACAGGTGGAGAGAAGCATCGAAAGCGAGACCTAAAG ATCTGTGTTGCCCGTCAGGATGTTTTTGGGGAGGACTCTGAAACTGGAAAAGAGCTACCCATCAGCACGGAGCCAGTGGTGAAGAAGAAACGCGTGCCTCGCTTTGAGGAAGTGGAGGAGCCGGAAGTGCTGCCAGGGCCGCCTCCTGAGAGTCCGGGCATGCTCACCAAGATGCAG ATCAAGCAGATGATGGAGGCGGCGACCAGGCAGATCGAGGAGCGGAAGAAGCAGCTCAGCTTCTCAGCTCCGGTTGCGGTACCTCCG GCGGACTCCTCTGCCGCCAGCCGCCTCCTCCCCACAGTGCAGCCCCCCCTGGCTTCCTCACAGTCCATCCCGCCCTCCCAGGCGGCCACGTTCATGAACGACGCCATCGAGAAGGCGCGCAAGGCTGCCGAGCTGCAGGCCCGCATCCAGTCGCAGTTGGCCATGAAGCCGGGCATCCTGGGCGCACTGGGTACCGGCTCGCACAACCTGGTCGCCCTTGCCAACCTGCACGCCATGGGCATCGCCCCCCC AAAAGTGGAAGCTCGGGAAGTGACCAAGCCAACTCCCTTGATCTTGGATGAACTTGGCCGAACAGTTGATGCCAGTGGCAAGGAGGTGGAGCTCACTCACCGCATGCCAACTCTGAAGG CCAACATCAGGGCTGTGAAGAGGGAGCAGTTTCGGCAGCAGCTGAAAGAGCGTCCAGGTGAGGAACTGGAGTCCACGTCCTACTTCGACCAGCGGGTCTTCGTCCCCATCCCCCAGCGTCCCCGCAGGGGCTTCAAGTTCCATGAGAAGGGCCGCTTCGAGAAGATCGCCCAGCGCATCCGCACAAAG GCACAGCTGGAGAAGCTGCAAGCTGAGATAGCCCAGGCAGCCAAGAAAACAGGCATCCATGCATCCACCAAGCTGGCCCTGATTGCTCCTAAGAAGGAACTGGGAGATGGGGAGGTGCCCAGCATCGAGTGGTGGGACTCCTACATCCTGCCGTCCCACATGGAAAT TTCATGCACAACGACATTTGACACCATCGATCTATTTGGGGTGACAAACCTGGTGGAGCACCCGGCTCAGATCAGCCCCCCAG TGGACACAGACAAGCCGGTCACCTTGGGAGTGTACCTCACCAAGAAGGAGCAAAAGAAGCTGAGGAGGCAGACCCGCAGGGAAGGGCAGAAGGAGATGCAGGAGAAGGTGCGACTGGGACTGATGCCCCCCCCAGAGCCCAAAG TGCGCATCTCCAACCTGATGCGAGTGTTGGGCACAGAGGCCGTCCAGGACCCCACCAAGGTGGAGGCCCATGTCCGAGCGCAGATGGCCAAGAGGCAGAA GGCCCATGAAGAAGCGAACGCAGCTCGCAAGCTGACCTCAGAACAGAGGAAGGAGAAAAAGGCCAAGAAGCTGAAGGAGGACCTGAGCCAGGGAGTTTACATAACTGTGTATAG AATAAGAAATCTGACGAACCCAGCCAAGAAGTTCAAGGTGGAGGCGAACGCATCCCAGCTGTACCTGACGGGCACGGTGGTGCTGCACAGAGATGTGAACATcgtggtggtggaggggg GTCCCAAAGCCCAGAAGAAGTTCAAGAAGCTGATGTTGAGTAGAATTAAATGGGAGGAACAGACTAACTCAAAAAGAGAGG ATGGCGAGGGATCTGACGATGAGGCGTCCAAGAAGACAAATAAGTGCAGCCTGGTGTGGGAG GGCACGGCGAAGGAGCGCAGTTTTGGCGAGGTGAAGTTCAAGCAGTGTCCCACGGAGAACATGGCCAGAGAGCACTTCAAGAAGCACGGCACGGAGCATTACTGGGACCTAGCGCTGAGCCAGAGCGTGCTGGAGTGCACCGACGACTGA
- the mrps21 gene encoding small ribosomal subunit protein bS21m translates to MANHLRFVARTVMVQDGNVEAAYRALNRVLTVDGLIETVRRKRYFEKPCRQRQREHYEACRRIYNSEMGRKLAFLSRAHRRDPWLGC, encoded by the exons ATGGCGAATCACCTGCGTTTCGTGGCACGGACGGTTATGGTGCAGGATGGAAACGTAGAAGCGGCTTATCGCGCTTTAAACAG GGTGCTGACTGTGGACGGACTCATCGAGACGGTCCGACGCAAGCGCTACTTCGAGAAGCCGTGCCGACAGCGCCAGCGGGAGCATTATGAGGCATGCCGGCGCATTTACAACTCGGAGATGGGCCGCAAGCTGGCTTTCCTCTCACGAGCACACAGGCGGGATCCCTGGCTGGGCTGCTGA
- the prpf3 gene encoding U4/U6 small nuclear ribonucleoprotein Prp3 isoform X2, whose product MSLPKREVEELRPWVERTVKKVLGFSEPTVVTAALHCVGKGLDKRKTTDQLRPFLDESAGGFVERLFEALEESRNSRGSKTGGEKHRKRDLKDVFGEDSETGKELPISTEPVVKKKRVPRFEEVEEPEVLPGPPPESPGMLTKMQIKQMMEAATRQIEERKKQLSFSAPVAVPPADSSAASRLLPTVQPPLASSQSIPPSQAATFMNDAIEKARKAAELQARIQSQLAMKPGILGALGTGSHNLVALANLHAMGIAPPKVEAREVTKPTPLILDELGRTVDASGKEVELTHRMPTLKANIRAVKREQFRQQLKERPGEELESTSYFDQRVFVPIPQRPRRGFKFHEKGRFEKIAQRIRTKAQLEKLQAEIAQAAKKTGIHASTKLALIAPKKELGDGEVPSIEWWDSYILPSHMEISCTTTFDTIDLFGVTNLVEHPAQISPPVDTDKPVTLGVYLTKKEQKKLRRQTRREGQKEMQEKVRLGLMPPPEPKVRISNLMRVLGTEAVQDPTKVEAHVRAQMAKRQKAHEEANAARKLTSEQRKEKKAKKLKEDLSQGVYITVYRIRNLTNPAKKFKVEANASQLYLTGTVVLHRDVNIVVVEGGPKAQKKFKKLMLSRIKWEEQTNSKREDGEGSDDEASKKTNKCSLVWEGTAKERSFGEVKFKQCPTENMAREHFKKHGTEHYWDLALSQSVLECTDD is encoded by the exons ATGTCCCTGCCGAAGAGAGAGGTGGAGGAGCTGCGGCCCTGGGTGGAGCGCACGGTGAAGAAGGTGTTGGGCTTCTCGGAGCCCACAGTCGTGACGGCGGCGCTGCATTGCGTGGGGAAGGGTCTGGACAAGAGGAAGACAACAG ATCAGCTTCGGCCATTCCTGGATGAGTCAGCGGGTGGTTTCGTGGAGCGGCTGTTCGAAGCCCTGGAGGAGAGTCGGAATTCCCGTGGCAGCAAGACAGGTGGAGAGAAGCATCGAAAGCGAGACCTAAAG GATGTTTTTGGGGAGGACTCTGAAACTGGAAAAGAGCTACCCATCAGCACGGAGCCAGTGGTGAAGAAGAAACGCGTGCCTCGCTTTGAGGAAGTGGAGGAGCCGGAAGTGCTGCCAGGGCCGCCTCCTGAGAGTCCGGGCATGCTCACCAAGATGCAG ATCAAGCAGATGATGGAGGCGGCGACCAGGCAGATCGAGGAGCGGAAGAAGCAGCTCAGCTTCTCAGCTCCGGTTGCGGTACCTCCG GCGGACTCCTCTGCCGCCAGCCGCCTCCTCCCCACAGTGCAGCCCCCCCTGGCTTCCTCACAGTCCATCCCGCCCTCCCAGGCGGCCACGTTCATGAACGACGCCATCGAGAAGGCGCGCAAGGCTGCCGAGCTGCAGGCCCGCATCCAGTCGCAGTTGGCCATGAAGCCGGGCATCCTGGGCGCACTGGGTACCGGCTCGCACAACCTGGTCGCCCTTGCCAACCTGCACGCCATGGGCATCGCCCCCCC AAAAGTGGAAGCTCGGGAAGTGACCAAGCCAACTCCCTTGATCTTGGATGAACTTGGCCGAACAGTTGATGCCAGTGGCAAGGAGGTGGAGCTCACTCACCGCATGCCAACTCTGAAGG CCAACATCAGGGCTGTGAAGAGGGAGCAGTTTCGGCAGCAGCTGAAAGAGCGTCCAGGTGAGGAACTGGAGTCCACGTCCTACTTCGACCAGCGGGTCTTCGTCCCCATCCCCCAGCGTCCCCGCAGGGGCTTCAAGTTCCATGAGAAGGGCCGCTTCGAGAAGATCGCCCAGCGCATCCGCACAAAG GCACAGCTGGAGAAGCTGCAAGCTGAGATAGCCCAGGCAGCCAAGAAAACAGGCATCCATGCATCCACCAAGCTGGCCCTGATTGCTCCTAAGAAGGAACTGGGAGATGGGGAGGTGCCCAGCATCGAGTGGTGGGACTCCTACATCCTGCCGTCCCACATGGAAAT TTCATGCACAACGACATTTGACACCATCGATCTATTTGGGGTGACAAACCTGGTGGAGCACCCGGCTCAGATCAGCCCCCCAG TGGACACAGACAAGCCGGTCACCTTGGGAGTGTACCTCACCAAGAAGGAGCAAAAGAAGCTGAGGAGGCAGACCCGCAGGGAAGGGCAGAAGGAGATGCAGGAGAAGGTGCGACTGGGACTGATGCCCCCCCCAGAGCCCAAAG TGCGCATCTCCAACCTGATGCGAGTGTTGGGCACAGAGGCCGTCCAGGACCCCACCAAGGTGGAGGCCCATGTCCGAGCGCAGATGGCCAAGAGGCAGAA GGCCCATGAAGAAGCGAACGCAGCTCGCAAGCTGACCTCAGAACAGAGGAAGGAGAAAAAGGCCAAGAAGCTGAAGGAGGACCTGAGCCAGGGAGTTTACATAACTGTGTATAG AATAAGAAATCTGACGAACCCAGCCAAGAAGTTCAAGGTGGAGGCGAACGCATCCCAGCTGTACCTGACGGGCACGGTGGTGCTGCACAGAGATGTGAACATcgtggtggtggaggggg GTCCCAAAGCCCAGAAGAAGTTCAAGAAGCTGATGTTGAGTAGAATTAAATGGGAGGAACAGACTAACTCAAAAAGAGAGG ATGGCGAGGGATCTGACGATGAGGCGTCCAAGAAGACAAATAAGTGCAGCCTGGTGTGGGAG GGCACGGCGAAGGAGCGCAGTTTTGGCGAGGTGAAGTTCAAGCAGTGTCCCACGGAGAACATGGCCAGAGAGCACTTCAAGAAGCACGGCACGGAGCATTACTGGGACCTAGCGCTGAGCCAGAGCGTGCTGGAGTGCACCGACGACTGA
- the ciarta gene encoding circadian associated repressor of transcription a isoform X2 — translation MQSSHGSLCSNDSLSFSDADHTEEDADVFLPQDAGGERQPGHTPLPRHDAGVSHLSSWQHRHAFGNGDRSLGGNDPHHVFHSMLVTSTRRASRDKGSPKQTEGGSRFTQKCAELQVFVRPLLDLLNGLKNGRFDRGLNSFQQSVAMDRIQRIVGVLQRPTSGEKHLHTLLQVEMLLKLWFPGIPHHAPAGPRLPSGHNHPPVTPPHKHKDQLHIPVKKRKLSWSDTDSTNSPTLSFRQVKVEEEGRDGHRATAVIGSEQRGGAITGLEDPVGTGKDDKLYQPMEFQRELVAAEIVAVGSKAMEIYQGRSKSPRLC, via the exons ATGCAGTCCTCGCACGGCTCCTTGTGCTCCAACGACAGCCTCTCATTCAGCGACGCCGACCACACGGAGGAGGACGCAGACGTGTTCCTCCCTCAGGACGCCGGCGGCGAGCGACAGCCCGgtcacacccccctcccccggcacGATGCCGGCGTCTCGCACCTGAGTTCATGGCAGCATCGCCATGCTTTCGGGAACGGGGACAGGTCCCTCGGTGGGAACGACCCGCACCATGTTTTCCACTCCATGCTGGTGACCTCAACTCGCAGAGCAAGCCGGGACAAGGGGAGTCCGAAGCAGACTGAGGGGGGGTCACGCTTCACCCAGAAG TGTGCAGAACTTCAGGTCTTCGTCAGGCCCCTGCTGGACCTTCTGAACGGCCTTAAGAATGGGAGGTTCGACAGAG GTCTTAACAGTTTCCAGCAGAGCGTTGCTATGGATAGAATACAGAGGATTGTGGGAGTTTTGCAGAGACCCACCTCTGG AGAGAAGCACCTCCACACCCTCCTCCAGGTGGAAATGCTGCTAAAGCTGTGGTTCCCGGGTATCCCCCACCACGCCCCCGCCGGCCCACGGCTGCCATCAGGCCACAATCACCCCCCAGTCACCCCGccccacaaacacaaagaccaGCTGCACATACCTGTCAAG AAGCGCAAGCTGAGCTGGTCAGACACGGACAGCACCAACTCACCGACTCTCAGCTTCCGACAAGTGAAAGTGGAAGAGGAAGGAAGAGACGGCCACAGGGCAACAGCAGTGATTGGCTCAGAGCAGAGAGGGGGTGCAATTACCGGGTTAGAAGATCCAGTGGGAACTGGGAAAGACGATAAG CTCTACCAGCCAATGGAGTTCCAGCGTGAACTTGTTGCGGCAGAAATTGTGGCGGTGGGGAGTAAGGCCATGGAGATATATCAGGGGCGGAGTAAGTCTCCTCGTCTTTGTTGA
- the ciarta gene encoding circadian associated repressor of transcription a isoform X1, whose product MQSSHGSLCSNDSLSFSDADHTEEDADVFLPQDAGGERQPGHTPLPRHDAGVSHLSSWQHRHAFGNGDRSLGGNDPHHVFHSMLVTSTRRASRDKGSPKQTEGGSRFTQKCAELQVFVRPLLDLLNGLKNGRFDRGLNSFQQSVAMDRIQRIVGVLQRPTSGEKHLHTLLQVEMLLKLWFPGIPHHAPAGPRLPSGHNHPPVTPPHKHKDQLHIPVKKRKLSWSDTDSTNSPTLSFRQVKVEEEGRDGHRATAVIGSEQRGGAITGLEDPVGTGKDDKVDTREGQSSGYKVTHVSEPSLTWVHVAPILSPPKSCPSHNSRESKHGNFTVVAVTPPTTRGSPATQDSSISSTTPFSDPCHLSFQLYQPMEFQRELVAAEIVAVGSKAMEIYQGRSKSPRLC is encoded by the exons ATGCAGTCCTCGCACGGCTCCTTGTGCTCCAACGACAGCCTCTCATTCAGCGACGCCGACCACACGGAGGAGGACGCAGACGTGTTCCTCCCTCAGGACGCCGGCGGCGAGCGACAGCCCGgtcacacccccctcccccggcacGATGCCGGCGTCTCGCACCTGAGTTCATGGCAGCATCGCCATGCTTTCGGGAACGGGGACAGGTCCCTCGGTGGGAACGACCCGCACCATGTTTTCCACTCCATGCTGGTGACCTCAACTCGCAGAGCAAGCCGGGACAAGGGGAGTCCGAAGCAGACTGAGGGGGGGTCACGCTTCACCCAGAAG TGTGCAGAACTTCAGGTCTTCGTCAGGCCCCTGCTGGACCTTCTGAACGGCCTTAAGAATGGGAGGTTCGACAGAG GTCTTAACAGTTTCCAGCAGAGCGTTGCTATGGATAGAATACAGAGGATTGTGGGAGTTTTGCAGAGACCCACCTCTGG AGAGAAGCACCTCCACACCCTCCTCCAGGTGGAAATGCTGCTAAAGCTGTGGTTCCCGGGTATCCCCCACCACGCCCCCGCCGGCCCACGGCTGCCATCAGGCCACAATCACCCCCCAGTCACCCCGccccacaaacacaaagaccaGCTGCACATACCTGTCAAG AAGCGCAAGCTGAGCTGGTCAGACACGGACAGCACCAACTCACCGACTCTCAGCTTCCGACAAGTGAAAGTGGAAGAGGAAGGAAGAGACGGCCACAGGGCAACAGCAGTGATTGGCTCAGAGCAGAGAGGGGGTGCAATTACCGGGTTAGAAGATCCAGTGGGAACTGGGAAAGACGATAAGGTGGATACTAGGGAAGGACAATCATCTGGTTATAAAGTCACCCACGTGTCTGAGCCAAGTCTTACTTGGGTCCATGTTGCACCTATACTTAGCCCCCCGAAATCTTGCCCCTCCCACAACAGCAGAGAAAGCAAACATGGAAATTTTACTGTAGTTGCTGTTACCCCTCCAACCACTAGGGGCAGTCCAGCAACACAGGACAGCTCCATCTCCTCTACCACCCCATTTTCAGATCCATGCCACCTTTCTTTTCAGCTCTACCAGCCAATGGAGTTCCAGCGTGAACTTGTTGCGGCAGAAATTGTGGCGGTGGGGAGTAAGGCCATGGAGATATATCAGGGGCGGAGTAAGTCTCCTCGTCTTTGTTGA